The following coding sequences lie in one Heliangelus exortis chromosome 8, bHelExo1.hap1, whole genome shotgun sequence genomic window:
- the TMEM121 gene encoding transmembrane protein 121, with the protein MVLPPPDRRHVCLTTIVIVTSMAFMDAYLVEQNQGPRKIGVCIIVLVGDICFLIVLRYVAVWVGAEVKTAKRGYAMILWFLYVFVLEIKLYFIFQNYKADKKNLETVARKALTLLLSICVPGLYLVLVALDSMEYIRTFRKKEDLRGRLFWVALDLLDILDIQANLWEPHRTGLPIWAEGLMFFYCYILLLILPCVSLSEISMQGEHIAPQKMMLYPVLSLVTINIVTIFIRAVNMILFQDSRVSTIFIGKNIIAIATKACTFLEYKRQVKEFPQNAIALELQQNSLSHNQTIHGAQGIPHEPSPTSEILDT; encoded by the coding sequence ATGGTGCTGCCGCCCCCCGACAGGCGCCACGTCTGCCTGACCACCATCGTCATCGTCACCAGCATGGCCTTCATGGACGCCTACCTGGTGGAGCAGAACCAGGGGCCTCGGAAAATCGGGGTCTGCATCATCGTGCTGGTGGGGGACATCTGCTTCCTCATCGTCCTGCGCTACGTGGCCGTCTGGGTCGGGGCGGAGGTGAAGACGGCCAAGAGGGGCTATGCCATGATCCTCTGGTTCCTCTACGTCTTCGTCCTGGAGATCAAGCTCTACTTCATCTTTCAGAACTacaaagctgacaaaaaaaacctggagaCGGTGGCCAGGAAAGCCCTGACCTTGCTCCTTTCCATCTGCGTGCCGGGGCTCTACCTGGTGCTGGTGGCCTTGGACAGCATGGAGTACATCAGGACCTTCAGGAAGAAAGAGGATTTAAGGGGACGCCTCTTCTGGGTGGCCCTCGACCTCTTGGATATCTTGGACATCCAGGCCAACCTGTGGGAGCCCCACAGGACTGGTTTGCCCATCTGGGCGGAGGGGCTGATGTTTTTCTACTGCTACATCCTGCTCCTGATCCTGCCCTGCGTCTCCCTCAGCGAGATCAGCATGCAAGGGGAGCACATTGCCCCCCAAAAAATGATGCTCTACCCCGTCCTCAGCCTCGTCACCATCAACATCGTCACCATCTTCATCCGGGCCGTCAACATGATCCTCTTCCAGGACAGCAGGGTCTCCACCATCTTCATTGGCAAGAACATCATTGCCATTGCCACCAAGGCCTGCACCTTCCTCGAGTACAAACGCCAGGTGAAGGAATTCCCCCAAAACGCCATCGCCCTGGAGCTCCAGCAGAACTCCCTCTCCCACAACCAAACCATCCACGGCGCCCAGGGCATCCCCCACGAGCCCTCGCCCACCAGTGAGATCCTGGACACATGA